The genomic segment TACTGCAGTCGTTCCCCTAGCTGCTGCTCTAGGTTGCGATACCCCAGAAGCGGCATCCAGTTGAGCACCGCCAGCATGACGCCAACGGTGGCGATCGCCCCCAGGATCATGCCCAGCCAGGCAAGACCGCCGGTGAGTTGCCAGGTGTTGATCAGAATGGCGGCCAGGGTCGGCGTTAGGGTGAGAGCCAGCAGCAGCGAAAGGGATAGGCGAGTGATCACCCGTTGCTTAAAAGCCGTGGAGAAGATCGGCACGGCGTCAGCCATGGGCAGGGAGTAGGTGTCTGGCGATTCATCCGATTCTGCTAGCCATTCATCCAGATGCTCAGGCGAAACGTCATAGCGGGAGGCGATCGCCTCAGCCCGTCGCCGCATGGAGGGATGGGTGAGCAATAGTTCCCGTCGCTTGCCCCATTCCAGCGGCATTTGATTGAACTGCGCTAGTTTGACCAAGGCGGTGATCATCGCCTTAGGATTGCCCGTGAGCAACACGGCCTGCACATCCGCCTGATGCTCATATCGGCGAGAGGTCAGATAATAGGTGAGCAGGGAAACCACAACGGTGACCGGCAGCCAGGGAAATCCCGGTAGCACCAGCGTAGACATCATAAACGTGATCAAACCACAGCCCATGGCTGCCCAGAGCCAGGATCCCTGGAGCGATTGGTGGTGACCATACTGCAGGTGGGACAGTTCATGGGCCACGACGGCATCCACCTCATCCTTGGTGAGCTGCTCCAGCAACGACTGGGTAAACATCACCTGGCCGCCCTGCAGCGCAAAAGCATTGACCATCTTATTGCGCCCCCTAGGCAGGATATACACTTGGTTGAGCTTCACGCCGGTAGGTTTTGCTAAGTCAAAAATGCGATCGCGTAGATCTCCCATGGTCAGAGACTGCACCGTCAAGTCTTGAGACTTCATCAACCACTGCATCAGCACCACTCGGCTGACCACAGCCAGGATTATCCACACCACCCCTAGCTGAAAGGCACCGGCAAACAAGTCTCGTATGCCCGCTATCAAAAACATCAGGGGTAGAAGAACCTGGATCTGGCCTAGAAGACTTTGCTGAATGAGTTCAAACCGGCTCCAGTCCTGCTGCCCGATGTTCCGAAAGACAGGATAGGACAGAGCATAACTGAGGACATTGACCAGTAGGGGTGGAGCAATCAGCATCAAGTTGGTGCCCCAAACCGACGATAACCATGCCCAGCGATCGCCCATTAAACTAACTATCGTCAGCGTATCGAAGCTCAGCAATAGCACCAGCCAACCGATCCAAACGGCAGAACTCAGCAATCCCAGCCAATATTGATAGCTAAACCACGTCGTAGCCGCTCGATCGGGCGCAACCTGCAAGGCATGGTGTCGCATCCAGAGGATAAGCCCAAGGGGTAGCAAGATGAGAGCAATCCCTAGACCAGCCTGCAGGACGATAGTAGATATCCGGTAGCCTATTTGTAGCGTTAGCGTTTCGGGTAAGTCAGAGACAGCCAAGACTGTGTTGTACGCCGTAGACCCACCGTATCCAAGGCGATCGCCCAAGGCTGGCGTCATCACGAGCTGGCCAATCGTTCCATATACCCCCACCTGCAGCGTAGTAATATCTAAGGCCCGCAGCGGTTCTTCAAGGGCAGAGAGATTCAGGGTGATGATCGATTGCCAGGAACTAAGAGGGCTAGTGGGACGCTGACAATTGACTGTGATCGTTGACCAGCCGTCCCACGCGTCCACCGTGACATCAGAAGAAGCACAATAGAGCCGTTGGGGAAGTTGGTCAGCGATCGCTTGATCCTCCGCTCCCAATGAGTCACGCTCGGCGTCTGATAGCGGCACGTTCACGGCGAGATATAGAGAAACTGACTCTAAATCGGTGACATTCATGGATAAATAGGCATAGGGTGCATCATAACCGTCATACCCTTCATCACCGTCCCAGTCTTGGGCTAAGCTACTACGCCCCCAACTGCCTAAGCACCATGCTAAAGCGATCGCGATCAAGGCAATGCCGAGCCAACCGTAACGAGATGAAAAGCGCGATCGCTGTGAACGTTTTGACACAACTAACCTCCTAGAGGGGACGTCCCCTGGAACTCTGACCTAGAACTCTGACCTGGAACTCTGACTATGGGTAGATCGGTTTAATCTGTATAAATAGATGTAAATGAGTCGCTGATGGATGAACAAGCTCCTGGGATCCTGACGCTCTTGCGGGTTGGGGTAGCGTTAGCGTCAGCCAACGGAATCTAAGCTGGTTTTGGGTTTCCTGTTACTCAACCCAGCCCACGCAAAACGATTGGTTCACCAACCAGGGTTGGAACCGTGACGATGGGGCGATCGCCTGGTAGCTCTCGCAGATGACGTGCGCCTAGACCTTAACCCATGGTCTAGATCCCTACCTCGCGAATGTTACGAAATTTTCAATATCCTGAATCGAGATAGGATGATGGCAGCATTGATCCACCAAGGGTAGTGCCTCCTTTGACCTGTACAACCATCGACGGACTCAGGACTCATGGCCAAAGTATTTGATCAGATTACCCAGAATCTCCAGAACTTTATTCAGCAACAGTCGCTGTTTTTCGTGGCTACTGCCCCCTTATCTGATAGCGGACATATTAATCTTTCTCCCAAAGGGCTAGATAGCTTTCGCATTCTGTCACCCACCCGCGTTGCCTATCTCGACCTCACCGGCAGCGGCAATGAAACCTCAGCCCATCTTCAAGAAAACGGACGGATCACAATTATGTTTTGCGCCTTTCAGGGAGCGCCGATGATCCTACGCCTCTATGGAACCGGGCAAACCCTGTTGCCTGGCACCCCCGATTGGGATGCCAAGCGATCGCTGTTTCCTGAAATTCCAGGTATGCGACAGATTATTACGGTCGATCTCAATCGCATCCAAACCTCCTGCGGGCAAGGCGTACCGCTCCTTAGCTATGACGGACAGCGAGATTCCCTGGTGCAGTGGTCTGCTAAAAAGGGCATTGAGGGCTTGGAGGCCTATCAACAGCAAAAAAATCGGGTCAGCATTGATGGACTACCCACGCCCCTGGCCAGGCGATCGCCCTCCGACTCTCCCTAGCCTCGATGGATTGCGATCCGGATGGGGCATTCTAAGACTGGTATGGATGCAAAGAACCGCCCGGCTGGTCTACAGCGCTGCTATGGCGATTCCCTAGGACACTCCATCTTTTCACTCGCTATACTGGACGCACCGAGCAGAGCAATAGCATGAACGATCTCTTCAAAGGCTTCGAGCAACTGCTGGAACTAGCCAAGACCTTAGAGGAAAAGGCCGAAAAGGGCGAACTCAAGACGGATATCCGCATCAACTCCCGTTCGATGAGCAGCATTCCTCGCCAGGGCAATATCCCGAACGATATCGGCACCAGCCGCATTCGCACCCCCTCCAGTGGAGGTGAGGATGAGGGCGATCGCGTTTTGGTGACGCCGCCGCCCGGAGATGGTTCGGAGAGTCCTGATCTGCCTGACGCGTCTCTGCAAGATGTGGGCGGTCTGGGTGAGGTGCTGCGAGAGCTGCGGGAGCTGATCGAAATTCCCCTGAAGCGTCCCGACTTACTGAAGAAGCTAGGACTGGAGCCAACTCGGGGTGTCTTGCTCGTCGGGCCACCGGGAACCGGAAAGACCTTAACCGCTAGGGCGATCGCCGATGAACTGGGCGTCAACTACATCGCGATTATTGGCCCCGAAGTGATGGGCAAATATTACGGCGAGGCTGAAGCTCGCTTGCGCAGCATCTTTGAAAAAGCAGCGCGATCGGCTCCTTGTTTGGTGTTCATTGACGAAATTGACAGCCTCGCGCCCGATCGCGCCAAGGTGGAAGGAGAAGTAGAAAAACGTCTCGTGGCCCAGCTTTTGGGACTCATGGACGGCTTTGCTAAAACCGAAGGCGTGATCATCCTAGCGGCAACCAATCGTCCAGATCACCTCGATCCCGCCCTGCGTCGTCCTGGCCGCTTCGATCGCGAGGTGCAGTTCCGGGTGCCGGATCGAGATGGCCGCTTGGACATTCTCACCATTCTCACCCGCGCCATGCCGCTGGATGCATCGGTGGATTTGGGGGCGATCGCTGACTTAGGAGTTGGCATGGTCGGTGCCGATCTGAAAGCTCTCTGCCAGAAAGCCGCCTACTCCGCCCTACGGCGACAGGTGCCCACCTTGAGCGCTCCCATCCCCGACACCATGACCATCACCCACGACGACTTCCTGCAGGCAATCCGCGAGATTCGTCCTGCTGTTTTGCGGTCGGTGGAAGTGGAATCACCCAATACCCATTGGGATGACATTGGTGGATTGCAAGAGGTGAAGCAGCGACTGCAGGAATCCGTTGAGGGAGCCCTGCTCTATCCCGAACTCTATGCCCAAACCAAGGCAACTGCCCCCCGAGGAATTTTGCTCTGGGGGCCACCAGGAACCGGAAAAACGCTGTTGGCCAAGGCGATCGCCTCCCAGGCCCGCGCGAACTTCATTGCCGTGAATGGCCCGGAATTACTCAGCCGCTGGGTGGGAGCAGCAGAACAGGCGGTGCGAGAACTCTTTACCAAAGCTCGCCAAGCAGCGCCCTGCGTCATCTTCATTGATGAACTGGACACCCTAGCTCCGGCGCGAGGTAAATTTAACGGCGATTCCGGCGTCAGCGATCGCGTTGTGGGGCAACTCCTGACCGAACTGGATGGTCTACAAGGCTGCCCCAATGTGCTGTTGGTGGGGGCAACCAATCGCCCTGATGCCTTAGATCCAGCCCTGATGCGCGCTGGACGCTTAGATTTGCAACTGAAGATTGACCTACCCGATGCCGACAGTCGCCTAGCCATCCTGCAGGTTCATAACAGCGATCGCCCTCTGCAAGACGTCGATCTAGCCCAGTGGGCCGCCTGCACGGCAGATTGGAACGGCGCAGACCTGGCTCTGCTTAGCAACCAAGCTGCCTTAGAAGCCATTCGCCGCTACCGAGCCCTGCAGCTTGATGATCCCACTCTGGTATCGATTACCACCGCTGACTTTGAGCGGGCTCATCTGGCCCTCGAACTCCAGAAGCGATCGCTCTAGACTTCTTCCACCACCGGTTTGGGCTTCGTACGTTTGCCGCGGTTGGCTGGGTTGAGCGCATTCTCCAGCCAGCTAAAGAACTGCGACAGCACAATCACCATCACCAAATACACCATGGCAACCGTGCCGAAAAGCTCAAAGTAGCGATAGTTTGTCGCTGCGGCCAACTCCGCCTCGCGGAACAGTTCTTCATAGCTAATGATGGATACCAAGCTAGTATCTTTGAGCAGGGTAATAAATTCATTGCCCAAGGGCGGAATGATCCGGCGGAACGCTTGGGGAAAGATGACATAGCCCATGGTTTGCATAGGACTCAGACCGAGGGATTCAGATGCTTCCCGTTGCCCCAACTCAATAGACTGAATGCCCGACCGGACAATTTCAGCAATATAGGCCGTTGCATTTAAACTCAGCGCCAAGATAGCCGCGACTGGTCGGCTAAAGCTAAATTGGGAACCCATGCTTTGAATGAGCGATGGTATGCCAAAGTAAACCATAAAGATTTGCACCAGGAGCGGCGTTCCTCTGAAGAAATCCACGTAGATACGAGTGGCAATCCGCACCGCTGGAATGGGGGACAGGCGAGCAATCCCCATCAACGACCCTCCAATTAAGCCAAAAAAGATAACGATCACCGTTAGTTGAACGGTAATCCCGGCTCCAACCAAGAGCTTGGGAAAGGCATCTAGAATAACGTCTAGTCTCATGGTGTTGAATAGTGTTTATAACGGCGGAGTTGTAGCAAAATGAGCGTTGTAAGTAGAAGGGAGTCGAAGCTCTAGGAGACCATCAACCCGACTGGTGACCATCGAAGACCCTCACCCCGAACCCCTCTCCCAGGTCGGTAGAGGGGCTTTGAAAGCTCACTTTCTTATTCCTCTTTTCCCCTTGTTGGAGAAGAGGCTGGGGGATGAGGGGAAACGATGGATCTGGGACTTGCATCCGGAGATGATTCGAGCCTTGACCTTTCCCCTTCAATCCCAATCCAAACCGGACGAATTTAGACCGGTTTTACAACGGAGCCTCTTCCGGCAGCTCCGGCGGCTCTGCCCCAAACCAGGTTTGGAAAATCTCAGCATAGGTACCGTTATCGAGAATGGTAGCCATGCCAGAGTTGACCCGCTCTAGGTTGGGCGACCCCTTGGGCAGGGCAATACCGTAATACTCTTCCGTCACCAGTTCGCCAATCACCTTCAGACCAGGAATATTGCCGCTGGCGATCGCATCTAGGGTCACCGGTGCGTCATTAATCACCGCATCAGCATTGCCATTCGACAACTCTTGCAGGGCCAAGGGTGCGGAGTCAAAGGTGCTTATTTGGGCATCGGGAACGCCGTTAGCCGTATCTGCCCCTGTGGTGCCGATCTGGACAGCAATTCGCTTGCCTTCGAGGTCACCAATGGAATTAATATCCGTGTTGCTCTCTTGAACAGCGATCGCCAACCCAGCCGCAATATAGGGTCTGGAGAAATCTACCGTTTCCAGACGAACAGCAGTAATGGTCATGCCGCTGATAGCTGCATCCACTATGTTCGTCTGGAGAGCTGGGATAATGCCATCAAAGGGAAGACTTTGAAACTCCACCTCAAAGCCGGCCGCCTCGCCAATCGCATTCATCAGATCAATATCAAAGCCAGCCAGACTGCCGTCCTCAGCTTGAAATTCAAAGGGCGGAAACGCTGGCTCGGTCGCCACTACTAAGCGATCACTGCCGCCACCGGCTGCATCATCTGCGGGAGCACCCGTGTCACCACCACCGCCCCCACAGGCGGCGATCATCACAACACAAACCAAGCCAAGCAAAAACTGGCGTAAAAATCTAAATCGTGTCACTCGAACCATAGTCAACATTCACTTCAATACATTTTTTTCACGAGAACAGCATGTCCGGAAGGTGTTCTGTGATGTGGACTCAACCAACGATGCAGGTGATCCTGGCATGAGAGCAGGGTCAGCCATCCGATCATTAATCCGGATTATTGTACAGGGTTTGTTGAAACCAGTTCGTAGCCAATACGGCGATGTTGTGGGGTCTAGTGTGGTAGAACTGCTACAGTGCTGGGACTGTATTGGTGTAAAAATCCTGATTGTCTTAAGGTTTTCAGGGATAAAGCAGCCAGTATAGTGCAGCGATAACCACTTACTTTAGACAAACCCTGTGTGCCATGGTCAAGGTTAGCGATCGCCAAATGCCTGCTGTACTCTTCGAAGACGTCAAAAAACGGTACGGTGACTTACAAGTTTTAAACGGCATTAGCAGCCAGATCGCTCTGGGTGAAGTAGTGGCTATCATCGGCTCCTCGGGATGCGGCAAGAGTACCTTGCTGCGCTGCATTAACCGTCTAGAGGCTATCAACGGTGGTCGGCTAATCGTCAACGGCATAGACATTTCATCCCCCACCCTGCCCAATCAAGAACTGCGCCGCCTGCGTACTAACGTTGGCATGGTATTCCAGCAATTCAATCTATTTCCCCACAAAAGCGTTTTAGATAACTTAACTCTGGCTCCCCAGAAAGTATTGGGTCAGTCTAAGTCTGAAAGCAAGCAAACAGCTTATTTTTTCCTGGAGAAAGTTGGCTTATCAGAGAAAGCCAGCGCCTATCCTGATCAACTCTCGGGTGGACAAAAGCAACGGGTGGCGATCGCCCGAGCCCTGTGCATGAAGCCCCAAGTGATGCTCTTTGACGAACCAACCAGCGCCCTTGACCCAGAACTGGTGGGAGAAGTATTGCTGGTGATGAAACAACTGGCAGAAGAAGGGATGACTATGGTGATTGTCACCCACGAGATGCAATTTGCCCGCGAGGTAGCCGATCGTGTCATTTTCCTCAACAAGGGCTATATCGAAGAAGAAGGATCGGCGCGGGAAGTATTGACCAATCCCCAGAGCGATCGCCTACAGACCTTCCTCAGCCGCATGAGTTTCGCAGCGGTTTAGCATGGGCAAGCCCATGCCCCCTAGCTAACCTAAGCCTTTGAGATAGCCCTGAATCAGTTGAGCGATCGCTACCACCTCCAGCATGGCATAGGTAAAGGCATTAGCGACCCAAAAGGACTGATTTACCTTGCGCCGATCCAGCGTTTTCAATCTCCATCGTCCTAACCATGACTCAATGGCTACGGAAAGAAAAAACATGGGGATGAGAGTTACCATAATCTCCAAAGGCAACAGGAAAAATACGCCCGTAGGGATCAACATCACCCACTGAAAAAGCAGTTGACTGAGAACAGCCGTCGCCACCAGTAGTGCAATCCCTCCACCCAGGGTAGAGATAAAATTACCCGTAAAGGATATGTATAGGGCGAGCGGAATACTGAGCTTTAGGTATTTTCTGTGAACATAGGCTTCGATCGCCACGATAGGGATTAGGAGCAGAACTTGATATGTAATGCTCTGAGTGAATAAAGGGATACCTGAATTTGCAAGGTAAAATGATGGGTTCAGATACCAGATCAGGTTAGATGCTAGTGAAACCATAGATATTACAGAGTTTTTATAGGATGGTCATAGAATAAATCTAAGACAATGGAAGTATGTCAACGTTGCTGGGTTTACAGATGTTGACGGTTATGCCAAACAGCGATCGCTGCTTGATGCACCTGACGCCAAGGCTGGCCTGTGGCTTGGGCTACGGCCACACAATCCTCATACTCTGGCTGAGCATTGAGGATTTGACCCTGGTCATCCCGCGCTACTTTAATATGCACCAGATGACCATCCAACGTCACCTGATGAAACTCCCGCGCTAAGGCCCGGCGCTGGCTGAGCGATCGCCGTATACCTAGGGTTGTGGTTTCTCGAAATACGATCGTCTCGCAGTCCTCCAAGCGATCGCTCCTACAGATCACCGTCAGCAATACACCAGGACGAGACTTTTTCATGCCGATCGCTTGGGTAAACACATCCAGCGCCCCTGCAGCAAATAGAGCATCAAACACATAGCCAATGGCTTGGGGGTTGAGGTCATCAATCTGAGTTTCAAGAACAGCGATCGCCTCCAGAGATCCATCAGATAAGATTTCGTTAGATAGGTTGGTAACTGGATTAGGATCGGAATCGGACGATAGGCACATCTCACGTTGGCAGGTCTGGCCATCATCCCCCAGCCCCAGCCCCCAAGATGGGGAAGTCGGATTCAAAGTCCCTCTCCCTTCTTGGGAGAGGAATTTAGGGTGAGGGCTGCCAAGCTGGGCTGCAGCCTCGGGCGATCGCGTGGAGACAGGATGAGCGTGATGGGCTCCTGTCGTCTGTCCCTCTGAGGTTTCTCCTAGCCATAGCCGTAAAATATTGGGGATAGAGAGCGATCGCCCTCCGGCGCCTAAACCCACGCGCTGCAAAACCATCGGCGGTGGTGGACCAAACTGGAGAGCCAAGGTCGTGGCGATCGCTGCTCCCGTGGGAGTGACCATTTCCCGATCGATGCCATTGTGGTAGATCGGTACTTGACGCAGTTCCCAAAGCTTGAGAACCGCCGGAGCAGGAATAGGAATGCGACCATGGGCCGCCCAAACTGTCCCGCCGCCGGTGGGCAACGCTGAGCAATAAAGCTGATCGATCTTCAGCCAATCTAGCCCCAAACAGGTGCCGACAATATCCACGATCGCATCCGTTGCCCCCACTTCATGAAACTGCACCTGCTCCGGTGGAATGCCATGCACGGCTCCCTCAGCCTG from the Candidatus Obscuribacterales bacterium genome contains:
- a CDS encoding AAA family ATPase, whose product is MNDLFKGFEQLLELAKTLEEKAEKGELKTDIRINSRSMSSIPRQGNIPNDIGTSRIRTPSSGGEDEGDRVLVTPPPGDGSESPDLPDASLQDVGGLGEVLRELRELIEIPLKRPDLLKKLGLEPTRGVLLVGPPGTGKTLTARAIADELGVNYIAIIGPEVMGKYYGEAEARLRSIFEKAARSAPCLVFIDEIDSLAPDRAKVEGEVEKRLVAQLLGLMDGFAKTEGVIILAATNRPDHLDPALRRPGRFDREVQFRVPDRDGRLDILTILTRAMPLDASVDLGAIADLGVGMVGADLKALCQKAAYSALRRQVPTLSAPIPDTMTITHDDFLQAIREIRPAVLRSVEVESPNTHWDDIGGLQEVKQRLQESVEGALLYPELYAQTKATAPRGILLWGPPGTGKTLLAKAIASQARANFIAVNGPELLSRWVGAAEQAVRELFTKARQAAPCVIFIDELDTLAPARGKFNGDSGVSDRVVGQLLTELDGLQGCPNVLLVGATNRPDALDPALMRAGRLDLQLKIDLPDADSRLAILQVHNSDRPLQDVDLAQWAACTADWNGADLALLSNQAALEAIRRYRALQLDDPTLVSITTADFERAHLALELQKRSL
- a CDS encoding basic amino acid ABC transporter substrate-binding protein, which translates into the protein MVRVTRFRFLRQFLLGLVCVVMIAACGGGGGDTGAPADDAAGGGSDRLVVATEPAFPPFEFQAEDGSLAGFDIDLMNAIGEAAGFEVEFQSLPFDGIIPALQTNIVDAAISGMTITAVRLETVDFSRPYIAAGLAIAVQESNTDINSIGDLEGKRIAVQIGTTGADTANGVPDAQISTFDSAPLALQELSNGNADAVINDAPVTLDAIASGNIPGLKVIGELVTEEYYGIALPKGSPNLERVNSGMATILDNGTYAEIFQTWFGAEPPELPEEAPL
- the larC gene encoding nickel pincer cofactor biosynthesis protein LarC, with amino-acid sequence MAKVAYLDCPTGLSGDMCLGALVDAGVPLLYLVEQLQRLGIGDEFQLRAEEANHNGQRATKVQVDLLTPPISAHDHDRPPNHTHDADHAHGHPHTHDHGHAHTHNTDPTHDHGTRRLLEIEQMIQAAQLPDRPTQWSLAIFRQLAQAEGAVHGIPPEQVQFHEVGATDAIVDIVGTCLGLDWLKIDQLYCSALPTGGGTVWAAHGRIPIPAPAVLKLWELRQVPIYHNGIDREMVTPTGAAIATTLALQFGPPPPMVLQRVGLGAGGRSLSIPNILRLWLGETSEGQTTGAHHAHPVSTRSPEAAAQLGSPHPKFLSQEGRGTLNPTSPSWGLGLGDDGQTCQREMCLSSDSDPNPVTNLSNEILSDGSLEAIAVLETQIDDLNPQAIGYVFDALFAAGALDVFTQAIGMKKSRPGVLLTVICRSDRLEDCETIVFRETTTLGIRRSLSQRRALAREFHQVTLDGHLVHIKVARDDQGQILNAQPEYEDCVAVAQATGQPWRQVHQAAIAVWHNRQHL
- a CDS encoding amino acid ABC transporter ATP-binding protein codes for the protein MVKVSDRQMPAVLFEDVKKRYGDLQVLNGISSQIALGEVVAIIGSSGCGKSTLLRCINRLEAINGGRLIVNGIDISSPTLPNQELRRLRTNVGMVFQQFNLFPHKSVLDNLTLAPQKVLGQSKSESKQTAYFFLEKVGLSEKASAYPDQLSGGQKQRVAIARALCMKPQVMLFDEPTSALDPELVGEVLLVMKQLAEEGMTMVIVTHEMQFAREVADRVIFLNKGYIEEEGSAREVLTNPQSDRLQTFLSRMSFAAV
- a CDS encoding amino acid ABC transporter permease yields the protein MRLDVILDAFPKLLVGAGITVQLTVIVIFFGLIGGSLMGIARLSPIPAVRIATRIYVDFFRGTPLLVQIFMVYFGIPSLIQSMGSQFSFSRPVAAILALSLNATAYIAEIVRSGIQSIELGQREASESLGLSPMQTMGYVIFPQAFRRIIPPLGNEFITLLKDTSLVSIISYEELFREAELAAATNYRYFELFGTVAMVYLVMVIVLSQFFSWLENALNPANRGKRTKPKPVVEEV
- a CDS encoding M48 family metalloprotease, coding for MSKRSQRSRFSSRYGWLGIALIAIALAWCLGSWGRSSLAQDWDGDEGYDGYDAPYAYLSMNVTDLESVSLYLAVNVPLSDAERDSLGAEDQAIADQLPQRLYCASSDVTVDAWDGWSTITVNCQRPTSPLSSWQSIITLNLSALEEPLRALDITTLQVGVYGTIGQLVMTPALGDRLGYGGSTAYNTVLAVSDLPETLTLQIGYRISTIVLQAGLGIALILLPLGLILWMRHHALQVAPDRAATTWFSYQYWLGLLSSAVWIGWLVLLLSFDTLTIVSLMGDRWAWLSSVWGTNLMLIAPPLLVNVLSYALSYPVFRNIGQQDWSRFELIQQSLLGQIQVLLPLMFLIAGIRDLFAGAFQLGVVWIILAVVSRVVLMQWLMKSQDLTVQSLTMGDLRDRIFDLAKPTGVKLNQVYILPRGRNKMVNAFALQGGQVMFTQSLLEQLTKDEVDAVVAHELSHLQYGHHQSLQGSWLWAAMGCGLITFMMSTLVLPGFPWLPVTVVVSLLTYYLTSRRYEHQADVQAVLLTGNPKAMITALVKLAQFNQMPLEWGKRRELLLTHPSMRRRAEAIASRYDVSPEHLDEWLAESDESPDTYSLPMADAVPIFSTAFKQRVITRLSLSLLLALTLTPTLAAILINTWQLTGGLAWLGMILGAIATVGVMLAVLNWMPLLGYRNLEQQLGERLQYQGLPIDAWGGRFVGLSPGANPRIYEGFYNWDLGFVWWVGDRLYYAGEQTRFCLQADQITQIQRRPGIQGWWRSPTVGLYWQDGEQAGVFTLVPTDVRSLRQIPSAVRQFQRDLEAWQSQPIPASLPEELGAWTIPQIGEVTSQKLAEALTINQVLSSFVTLGIAALGLSVLTQLPFGWNQVGAWYVVGTALLGSIVQMVPLFYQRRLSS
- a CDS encoding pyridoxamine 5'-phosphate oxidase family protein; translation: MAKVFDQITQNLQNFIQQQSLFFVATAPLSDSGHINLSPKGLDSFRILSPTRVAYLDLTGSGNETSAHLQENGRITIMFCAFQGAPMILRLYGTGQTLLPGTPDWDAKRSLFPEIPGMRQIITVDLNRIQTSCGQGVPLLSYDGQRDSLVQWSAKKGIEGLEAYQQQKNRVSIDGLPTPLARRSPSDSP